One region of Azoarcus sp. CIB genomic DNA includes:
- a CDS encoding cache domain-containing protein: protein MSRQPRPRWTDRLRSSVRAKLLVLVLAPLVVGVPVLLGLVWTWGNEAYERLLNFKISSDLVTAHEYFDRVRIGVGYDVQALAESHRVVGTLAAAPGAMSALLAELAPGRRLDFLLLLDREGRPLAASQPLPGTATPRLDWPVVASALHGSALTTVERFSADALQYLSPALRERAWLPLVETRAAAPDARTAEDRGLVIHAAAPVYDEKRNLVGVLEGGVLLNGNLEMVDRINAIVYRDGSLPLGSRGTATLFLDDTRIATNVRLFGDTRALGTRVSQAVRERVLGRGETWLGAAFVVNDDYVSGYEPIADGRGERVGMLYVGFLEAPFRDAGRMAMGALFVLFIGISVAGAVLSLRWARSVFRPIERMNAVIQRVEQGEADARVGEVASRDELGRLAGEFDQLLDTLSAKREELQRWAEELDRKVAERTVELREANETLRRAQQQLVMSEKLAAIGELTAGVAHEINNPVAVIQGNLDVMRDVLGPAAEPVRQEIRLIHEQTDRIRQIVTKLLQFARPGEFAGYAEAVDVNEVVADCLFLTQHNFDRRAIEVATELAACARIEINRSELQQVLINLIVNAVQAMPDGGRLSLATADWSEDGETVGAVIRVRDTGHGIAPEDLSHIFDPFFTTKKGSGTGLGLSISYTIVERYGGRITVDSRPGEGTEFALWLRREPRYDESPSAPGFLRRW from the coding sequence ATGTCTCGGCAGCCGCGCCCGCGCTGGACCGACCGCCTGCGCAGCTCGGTGCGCGCCAAGCTGCTCGTGCTCGTGCTGGCCCCGCTGGTGGTGGGGGTGCCGGTGCTGCTGGGGCTGGTGTGGACCTGGGGCAACGAGGCCTACGAGCGCCTGCTCAACTTCAAGATCAGTTCCGATCTCGTCACCGCGCACGAGTATTTCGACCGCGTGCGCATCGGCGTCGGCTACGACGTGCAGGCCCTCGCCGAATCGCACCGCGTGGTCGGAACGCTGGCCGCAGCGCCGGGCGCCATGTCGGCCCTGCTTGCGGAACTCGCGCCCGGGCGGCGGCTGGACTTCCTGCTGCTGCTCGATCGCGAAGGTCGTCCGCTGGCGGCGTCGCAGCCGCTGCCGGGCACGGCGACCCCGCGCCTGGATTGGCCGGTCGTCGCCTCGGCGCTGCACGGATCGGCGCTGACGACGGTAGAACGATTCTCCGCCGACGCGCTCCAATATTTGTCCCCGGCGCTGCGCGAGCGCGCCTGGCTGCCGCTCGTGGAAACGCGCGCGGCCGCACCCGATGCGCGCACGGCAGAGGACCGGGGACTGGTGATCCACGCCGCCGCACCGGTGTATGACGAAAAGCGCAACCTCGTGGGGGTGCTCGAGGGCGGCGTCCTGCTCAACGGCAATCTGGAGATGGTCGACCGCATCAACGCCATCGTCTATCGCGACGGCTCGCTGCCGCTCGGCAGCCGCGGGACCGCCACCCTGTTCCTCGACGACACCCGCATCGCCACCAACGTGCGCCTGTTCGGCGACACGCGGGCGCTCGGCACGCGCGTGTCGCAGGCGGTGCGCGAGCGCGTGCTGGGGCGCGGCGAGACCTGGCTGGGCGCGGCCTTCGTCGTGAACGACGACTATGTCTCGGGCTACGAACCGATCGCCGATGGCCGCGGCGAGCGTGTCGGGATGCTATACGTGGGCTTCCTCGAGGCGCCTTTCCGCGATGCGGGCCGCATGGCGATGGGGGCCTTGTTCGTCCTGTTCATCGGCATCAGCGTGGCCGGCGCGGTGCTCAGCCTGCGCTGGGCGCGCAGCGTGTTCCGGCCGATCGAGCGCATGAACGCGGTGATCCAGCGCGTCGAGCAGGGCGAGGCGGACGCGCGCGTGGGCGAGGTCGCGAGCCGTGACGAGCTGGGGCGGCTGGCGGGCGAGTTCGACCAGCTCCTCGACACGCTGTCGGCCAAACGCGAGGAGTTGCAGCGGTGGGCCGAGGAGCTCGACCGCAAGGTCGCCGAGCGCACCGTGGAACTGCGCGAGGCCAACGAGACGCTGCGGCGTGCGCAGCAGCAGCTGGTGATGAGCGAGAAGCTCGCGGCGATCGGCGAGCTGACGGCGGGCGTCGCGCACGAGATCAACAATCCGGTCGCCGTGATCCAGGGCAACCTCGACGTGATGCGCGACGTGCTGGGGCCGGCCGCCGAACCGGTGCGCCAGGAAATCCGCCTGATCCACGAGCAGACGGACCGCATCCGCCAGATCGTCACGAAACTGCTGCAGTTCGCGCGCCCGGGCGAGTTCGCGGGCTATGCCGAGGCGGTGGACGTGAATGAGGTGGTCGCCGACTGCCTGTTCCTGACGCAGCACAATTTCGACCGCCGCGCGATCGAGGTCGCGACCGAGCTCGCAGCATGCGCGCGCATCGAGATCAACCGCAGCGAGCTGCAGCAGGTGCTGATCAACCTGATCGTCAATGCGGTGCAGGCGATGCCCGACGGCGGGCGCCTGAGTCTCGCGACGGCGGACTGGAGCGAGGACGGCGAGACCGTCGGCGCGGTGATCCGGGTGCGCGATACCGGCCATGGCATCGCGCCGGAGGACCTGTCGCACATTTTCGACCCCTTCTTCACGACCAAGAAGGGCAGCGGCACCGGCCTGGGCCTGTCGATCAGCTACACGATCGTCGAGCGTTACGGCGGCCGCATCACGGTCGACAGCCGGCCGGGCGAGGGCACGGAGTTCGCGCTGTGGCTGAGGCGCGAGCCGCGTTACGACGAATCCCCGAGCGCCCCGGGGTTTTTGCGGCGCTGGTGA